The following coding sequences lie in one Sedimentibacter sp. MB35-C1 genomic window:
- a CDS encoding glycosyltransferase, producing MNLNILITTAPFGNGHKMVATALKNAFINKGYNNVFIVDLFTEAHPKITETIKKAYIRSYEFGEAYSILYYGSEKLTDKKVIELYRNFGYKKLNEIASQFKPDVIINTFPILASLRIKNQLGENIPVFNIVTDFYAHKLWLSEEIDKFYIATEELQEELKKLNIPVEKTVVSGIPIRDAFEEAESISMLYKKYNFKRGKKIVLINSGAFGVFKNIKKVCVELCKNKMIQVAVVCGNNKIQKAKLESLGLRNLKVFGFIENIDDLYKISCCMITKSGGITLSEALAVQIPLIIIKPVPGQEKENALYFEKKGAAIIANNSYQIIDSTIELIKNPSLLNAMKKNMKKMHTKASSIKIVDDVVESIEK from the coding sequence ATGAATTTAAATATATTAATTACTACCGCGCCCTTCGGAAACGGACACAAAATGGTAGCTACAGCATTAAAAAATGCATTTATTAACAAAGGTTACAACAATGTTTTCATTGTTGATCTTTTTACGGAAGCTCATCCTAAAATAACCGAAACAATAAAAAAAGCATACATTAGAAGCTATGAATTCGGAGAAGCTTATTCTATATTGTATTACGGCTCTGAAAAACTTACCGATAAAAAAGTTATTGAATTATATCGAAACTTTGGGTATAAAAAATTGAACGAAATAGCCAGTCAGTTTAAACCGGATGTAATTATAAATACATTCCCCATACTGGCTTCATTGAGGATAAAAAATCAGCTTGGCGAAAATATCCCCGTATTTAACATAGTAACAGACTTCTATGCTCACAAACTCTGGCTGAGTGAAGAGATAGACAAATTTTACATTGCTACGGAAGAACTTCAGGAAGAACTTAAAAAATTGAATATTCCCGTTGAAAAAACTGTGGTGTCAGGCATTCCTATAAGAGATGCCTTTGAGGAAGCCGAAAGCATTTCCATGCTTTACAAAAAGTATAACTTTAAAAGAGGGAAAAAAATTGTTCTCATAAACTCTGGCGCATTTGGAGTGTTTAAAAACATTAAAAAGGTATGCGTAGAGCTTTGTAAAAATAAAATGATTCAGGTTGCTGTTGTATGCGGGAATAACAAAATTCAGAAAGCGAAACTTGAATCACTTGGGCTCAGAAATCTAAAAGTGTTTGGCTTTATTGAAAATATCGACGATTTATATAAAATTTCATGCTGCATGATTACAAAATCCGGTGGGATTACTTTAAGCGAAGCATTGGCCGTACAAATTCCTTTAATAATTATTAAGCCTGTTCCAGGTCAGGAAAAGGAAAATGCATTATACTTTGAAAAAAAAGGGGCAGCTATTATAGCAAACAATTCATACCAGATTATTGACAGCACCATTGAATTAATTAAAAACCCTTCATTGCTTAATGCAATGAAAAAAAACATGAAGAAAATGCACACAAAAGCATCATCCATAAAAATAGTCGATGATGTAGTTGAAAGCATAGAAAAGTAG
- a CDS encoding TMEM165/GDT1 family protein has protein sequence MLGEGLEAFVLVFVAEVGDKTQLMLMTLAAKYTVMQMLLGIFLGVTVNHGAAVAIGCCLSNVIQGKLLQLFAGFIFVVFGIITILYDEEDGKKTNYKFGPIITTAMTFLLGEMGDKTQLTAMTLAMEAQYPYMVLAGSVAGMMVIGMIGIIIGTALTKHIPSNIIKTVSGLVFIIFGLMRFIE, from the coding sequence ATGTTGGGAGAGGGATTAGAAGCATTTGTTCTGGTATTTGTAGCCGAGGTTGGAGATAAAACACAGCTAATGCTAATGACACTTGCTGCAAAATACACAGTAATGCAGATGCTTTTAGGCATATTTCTCGGCGTTACTGTCAATCACGGAGCAGCCGTAGCCATAGGTTGCTGTCTGTCAAATGTAATTCAAGGAAAATTGCTTCAGTTATTTGCAGGTTTTATATTTGTTGTGTTTGGTATAATAACAATTTTATATGATGAAGAAGATGGAAAAAAAACAAACTATAAATTTGGACCGATAATTACGACTGCTATGACATTTTTACTGGGAGAAATGGGAGACAAAACACAACTTACTGCTATGACACTTGCAATGGAAGCTCAGTATCCTTACATGGTGCTTGCAGGCTCTGTTGCCGGGATGATGGTCATAGGCATGATTGGAATAATTATTGGAACGGCATTGACTAAACATATCCCATCTAATATAATAAAAACAGTATCAGGGTTAGTATTTATAATATTTGGGTTAATGAGGTTTATTGAATAG
- a CDS encoding CoA pyrophosphatase produces MELNEIKSKIKKVTPRPMDDDLRFSVLVPLIEIEGELHIIYEVRSKYVKQPGEVSFPGGKIEENESPQYAAVRETCEELGIDESRVEIISELDYATSKSGSFVYTFLGHIKNVDLQRIEFNRDEVDKLFFVPFSFFLNNEPEKYYMNYLPKADDDFPYHMVNNGEKYDWESIRYPVYFYDYKGHIIWGLTAKVTYNLIRKLKYN; encoded by the coding sequence ATGGAATTGAACGAAATAAAAAGCAAAATAAAAAAGGTTACTCCGCGGCCGATGGATGACGATTTGAGATTTTCGGTGCTTGTGCCTCTAATTGAAATAGAAGGCGAGCTGCACATCATTTATGAGGTTAGATCGAAATACGTAAAGCAGCCGGGAGAAGTATCTTTTCCGGGAGGAAAAATAGAAGAAAATGAGAGCCCGCAGTATGCGGCAGTGAGAGAAACCTGCGAGGAACTGGGAATAGATGAATCCCGTGTTGAAATAATTAGCGAGCTGGATTATGCTACGAGCAAAAGCGGCTCTTTTGTTTATACTTTTTTAGGACATATTAAAAATGTGGATTTGCAAAGAATTGAATTCAATCGGGATGAGGTTGATAAATTATTTTTTGTTCCTTTTTCATTCTTTTTAAATAATGAACCTGAAAAATATTATATGAACTATTTGCCGAAGGCAGATGATGATTTTCCTTATCACATGGTTAACAACGGAGAAAAATATGATTGGGAAAGTATAAGATATCCCGTTTATTTTTATGACTATAAGGGGCATATAATATGGGGCCTTACTGCTAAGGTTACGTACAATTTGATTAGAAAATTAAAATATAATTAG